The following are from one region of the Hydrogenophaga sp. BPS33 genome:
- a CDS encoding Bug family tripartite tricarboxylate transporter substrate binding protein: MRRRKLLQLSGACLAAGVAPHVRANESVEAYPSRPIKLIVPFSPGSLTDGTARLFAPRMAEALKGTIVVENIAGASGIIGSETAAKAAPDGYTLVMGGVTSHGTLVSLMKKLPYDVNRDFTPIGLAVAPPAFFVVHPSVPARNLKEFVEWSRTQPQGVSYGSSGVGSSGHLTAELLTMKTGAKLVQVPYKNVGQAITDLIAGHVKMMIYYAPLLPHVRKGDLRALAVLSDQRASFAPEVPTAREQGFENVTSSGWVGVLAPAGLSTPIRDKLYAALKLALDDPGLRKTLATQGQEAIPLPPAEFKAFMNSEITRWGEVVRVSGATME, from the coding sequence ATGCGCAGACGGAAACTTCTTCAACTGAGCGGTGCTTGCCTGGCCGCTGGTGTGGCCCCGCACGTGCGGGCGAACGAGTCGGTGGAGGCCTACCCTTCCAGGCCGATCAAGCTCATCGTGCCGTTCAGTCCCGGTTCGCTGACCGACGGCACCGCGCGCCTGTTCGCGCCCAGAATGGCCGAGGCGCTCAAGGGCACCATCGTGGTGGAGAACATTGCCGGGGCCAGCGGCATCATCGGCAGCGAAACCGCGGCCAAGGCCGCCCCTGACGGCTACACGCTCGTGATGGGCGGTGTGACCTCCCACGGCACGCTGGTCTCGTTGATGAAGAAGCTGCCCTACGACGTGAACCGCGACTTCACGCCGATCGGCCTGGCCGTGGCGCCACCCGCGTTTTTCGTCGTGCATCCCTCGGTGCCGGCGCGCAACCTCAAGGAGTTTGTCGAGTGGTCGCGCACGCAGCCGCAAGGCGTGAGCTATGGCTCCTCAGGCGTAGGCTCCTCGGGCCACCTCACGGCCGAGCTGTTGACCATGAAGACCGGGGCCAAGCTGGTGCAGGTGCCCTACAAAAACGTGGGCCAGGCGATCACCGACTTGATCGCGGGCCACGTGAAGATGATGATCTACTACGCCCCCCTGTTGCCCCACGTGCGCAAGGGCGACCTGCGCGCATTGGCGGTGCTGTCGGACCAGCGGGCCAGCTTCGCGCCGGAAGTGCCGACCGCGCGCGAGCAGGGCTTCGAGAACGTGACGTCCAGCGGCTGGGTGGGTGTGCTCGCGCCGGCCGGGTTGTCGACGCCGATCCGCGACAAGCTCTACGCTGCCTTGAAGCTGGCCTTGGACGACCCGGGCCTGCGCAAGACCCTGGCCACGCAGGGACAGGAGGCCATACCGTTGCCGCCCGCGGAGTTCAAGGCCTTCATGAATTCGGAGATCACGCGCTGGGGCGAGGTGGTGCGCGTGTCTGGCGCGACGATGGAGTGA
- a CDS encoding VOC family protein, whose amino-acid sequence METHELHRGRLIDHIQLVVKDLPASKVFYTAVFKALDIPLSGSGDDYFWADELFVSTADSEAANGELTGRHHLAFQAQDKAMVDAFYKAALDAGGKDNGAPGIRKYHPGYYGAFVIDPDGNNIEAVFHGEAKRSAASVVVTF is encoded by the coding sequence ATGGAAACACACGAACTGCACCGCGGTCGTCTGATCGACCATATTCAATTGGTGGTGAAGGACCTGCCCGCCAGCAAGGTGTTCTACACCGCCGTGTTCAAGGCGCTGGACATTCCCCTGAGTGGCAGTGGCGACGACTATTTCTGGGCCGATGAGCTGTTCGTGTCCACGGCCGACAGCGAGGCTGCGAACGGCGAGCTGACGGGCCGCCACCATCTGGCCTTCCAGGCGCAGGACAAGGCGATGGTCGATGCGTTTTACAAGGCCGCTTTGGACGCGGGTGGAAAGGACAACGGCGCCCCAGGCATCCGGAAGTACCACCCGGGTTACTACGGTGCCTTCGTCATCGACCCCGATGGCAACAACATCGAGGCGGTGTTCCATGGCGAGGCCAAACGCAGCGCGGCCTCGGTGGTGGTGACTTTCTAG
- a CDS encoding sensor histidine kinase — MKQPARIMIVEDESIVAFNLKQRLSQLGYDVPHVAVSGQQSLEMISRSRPDLVLMDIHIEGEMDGIEVASRLNQDNPVPVIYLTAYSEDSTLERARKTRPYGYLIKPFSERELHATIQMALERHAVEEALGENRRLLQQALDAASLGILELDTSTDAMAVNSRTAELLGRPAEQAMRLDDFLTGIDEKDRANVALRLKEALDPLKRFSEEFRLQTNSKPERWIKLDARAMPCHRISGVLQDISARKHAEIRLRRLNTDLESLVSERTNELRESLKELETFSYSVAHDLRSPIRAIAGLSNVLLEDHRAQLDDEGLNLIARIASKSAQMGTLIDALLNLSHLSSVKPQMSEVNLSGIAADIIEQQMETEPQRVADVRIAPNLVAHGDPVLVRSVLDNLLRNAWKFCAKRDVTRIEVGRASAEGRDAFYVRDNGCGFDMAQADQLFSPFRRLHSDTEFKGTGIGLSIVQRIAARHGGRVWVQAEQNKGATFYFTLTA; from the coding sequence ATGAAACAACCTGCCAGGATCATGATCGTGGAAGACGAAAGCATCGTCGCCTTCAACCTCAAGCAGCGCCTGTCCCAACTGGGTTACGACGTGCCGCATGTGGCCGTCTCGGGACAGCAGAGCCTTGAGATGATTTCTCGCTCTCGGCCCGACCTCGTGCTGATGGACATCCACATCGAAGGTGAGATGGATGGCATCGAAGTGGCCTCCCGGCTCAACCAGGACAACCCGGTACCGGTGATCTACCTCACCGCGTATTCCGAAGATTCCACGCTGGAGCGGGCGCGCAAGACGCGTCCCTATGGCTACCTGATCAAGCCGTTTTCCGAGCGCGAGCTGCATGCCACTATCCAGATGGCGCTGGAGCGCCACGCCGTTGAAGAAGCCCTGGGGGAAAACCGCCGGCTGCTGCAACAGGCGCTGGACGCCGCCAGCCTCGGCATCCTGGAGCTGGACACCTCGACCGATGCCATGGCCGTCAACTCGCGCACGGCGGAACTGCTCGGGCGGCCGGCAGAGCAAGCCATGAGGCTCGACGATTTTCTGACTGGCATCGATGAGAAAGACAGGGCCAACGTCGCCCTGCGGCTCAAAGAAGCACTCGACCCGCTCAAGAGATTCAGCGAAGAGTTTCGCCTGCAGACCAACAGCAAGCCCGAACGCTGGATCAAGCTGGATGCCCGTGCGATGCCCTGCCACCGCATCAGCGGCGTCTTACAAGACATATCGGCGCGCAAACACGCGGAAATCCGCCTGCGCAGACTGAACACCGACCTGGAAAGCCTGGTGAGTGAGCGCACCAACGAACTGCGCGAGAGTTTGAAGGAACTTGAAACTTTCAGCTATTCGGTCGCGCACGACCTGCGCTCGCCCATCCGTGCGATTGCAGGCCTGAGCAACGTGCTGCTGGAAGACCACCGGGCCCAGCTCGATGACGAGGGTCTCAATCTGATCGCGCGCATTGCCTCCAAGAGCGCCCAGATGGGCACCCTCATTGATGCCCTTCTGAACCTGTCTCACCTGTCCTCTGTGAAGCCGCAGATGAGTGAAGTGAATTTGAGCGGCATCGCCGCCGACATCATCGAACAACAGATGGAGACGGAACCCCAGCGGGTGGCCGATGTGCGCATTGCACCGAATCTGGTGGCACATGGCGACCCTGTTCTGGTGCGCAGCGTGCTAGACAACCTGCTGCGCAACGCCTGGAAGTTCTGCGCCAAACGGGACGTCACCCGCATCGAGGTCGGCCGCGCCTCAGCGGAGGGACGGGACGCCTTCTATGTGCGGGACAACGGCTGCGGGTTCGACATGGCCCAGGCCGATCAGCTGTTCAGCCCGTTCCGGCGGTTGCACAGCGACACCGAATTCAAAGGGACCGGCATCGGCCTGAGTATCGTGCAGCGCATCGCGGCAAGACACGGCGGTCGCGTCTGGGTGCAGGCCGAGCAGAACAAGGGCGCCACGTTCTACTTCACGCTCACGGCCTGA
- a CDS encoding sensor histidine kinase, producing MEKRIELNEYLGQAFDRIPVAMIVVNQRGEITRLNQLAETTFGYESAELIGRPVEILIPSRYRHAHPSYRQGFLAETSARPMGAGRDLSGLRKDGSEFPVEIGINPVQTGEGPMILSVILDLSERKLNEKRIQDALQQKDLLLREVHHRVKNNLQVIHSLLDLQALKSKDSELIGMLRDSRNRVRSMSLIHQTLYQSQNFAQVDFQRFLGELLPRLTEAYGSTSHLIAIEINAHDVKLPINEAIPCGLIVNELVSNALKHGFLGRQRGKIVVDIRELDDKHVVLSISDDGRGIQEDLDLDRTGSLGLQLVNLLTQQLHGELTIQRANPTRFSLRFQLGTSP from the coding sequence TGGAGAAGAGGATCGAACTGAACGAATACCTTGGGCAGGCGTTTGATCGCATCCCGGTAGCCATGATCGTGGTCAATCAGCGGGGCGAAATCACCCGCCTCAACCAACTCGCAGAGACCACCTTCGGCTACGAAAGCGCCGAACTCATTGGGCGCCCTGTCGAGATATTGATTCCCTCGCGCTACCGACACGCCCATCCAAGCTATAGACAAGGTTTCCTCGCAGAAACCAGCGCAAGACCCATGGGCGCTGGGCGCGATCTCAGTGGACTGCGCAAGGACGGCAGCGAGTTTCCGGTCGAGATCGGCATCAACCCGGTGCAGACGGGGGAAGGGCCGATGATCCTCTCCGTGATCCTGGACCTCAGTGAACGCAAGCTGAACGAGAAGCGCATCCAGGACGCGCTGCAACAGAAGGATCTGCTGCTGCGCGAGGTGCACCACCGCGTAAAGAACAACCTGCAAGTGATCCACAGCCTGCTGGATCTCCAGGCACTCAAGAGCAAGGACAGCGAACTCATCGGCATGTTGCGCGACAGCCGGAACCGCGTGCGCTCCATGTCGCTCATCCACCAGACCTTGTACCAGTCGCAGAACTTTGCGCAGGTGGACTTTCAGCGCTTTCTCGGTGAGTTATTGCCTCGCCTGACCGAAGCGTACGGATCGACATCCCACCTGATCGCGATCGAAATCAATGCGCACGACGTCAAGCTCCCCATCAACGAAGCCATTCCCTGCGGACTCATCGTCAACGAACTGGTGAGCAATGCGCTCAAGCATGGCTTTCTCGGCCGGCAACGCGGCAAGATTGTGGTGGACATTCGGGAGCTGGACGACAAGCACGTGGTGCTTTCGATCAGTGACGACGGCCGGGGCATCCAGGAGGACCTCGATCTCGATCGCACCGGCTCGCTTGGCTTGCAGCTCGTCAATCTTCTGACCCAGCAGTTGCACGGAGAGCTGACGATCCAGCGCGCCAACCCCACCCGGTTTTCGCTGCGTTTCCAACTTGGAACAAGCCCATGA
- a CDS encoding SdiA-regulated domain-containing protein → MPGVKICKPCLWTALLAAGFLFIWYFKVLALGFYWLTTTLNAAQWKDTALWLPDYRVAVEGLPIQGLTRNTSGLTFNEETGTLFTVINRPPQVAELTTDGRLLRVIDIDGLKDPEGITYVERDTYVISDEASHSMYWVRIGPDTQRVSVTGASSLGLSIDTVHNASFEGVSWDSLEHRLFVVKEKMPLRVLVISGLDVFNESMGFNIDISEWQSSSAASLFMSDLSSLTLHEPTGQLLLLSDESALIVAYGPDGHPISMLPLWRGFHGLSKKVPQPEGVAVGPDGAIYVLSEPNLFYRFERKTSP, encoded by the coding sequence ATGCCTGGCGTAAAAATCTGCAAACCCTGTCTCTGGACCGCGCTGCTGGCGGCGGGGTTCCTCTTCATCTGGTACTTCAAAGTCCTGGCACTGGGTTTCTACTGGCTCACCACCACCCTCAACGCGGCGCAGTGGAAGGACACGGCACTGTGGCTGCCCGACTACCGCGTGGCGGTGGAGGGCTTGCCGATCCAGGGCTTGACGCGCAACACCTCGGGGCTGACCTTCAACGAGGAAACCGGCACCCTGTTCACCGTGATCAACCGCCCGCCGCAAGTCGCTGAACTCACCACCGATGGCCGCCTGCTGCGCGTGATCGACATCGACGGCCTGAAAGACCCCGAGGGCATCACCTACGTGGAGCGGGACACCTACGTCATTTCCGACGAAGCCAGCCACAGCATGTACTGGGTGCGGATCGGCCCCGACACCCAGCGCGTCTCGGTCACAGGCGCGTCCAGCCTGGGCCTGAGCATCGACACCGTGCACAACGCCAGTTTTGAAGGCGTGTCCTGGGACAGTCTGGAGCACCGGCTGTTCGTGGTGAAGGAGAAGATGCCGCTGCGCGTGCTGGTCATCAGCGGGCTGGACGTGTTCAACGAATCCATGGGTTTCAACATCGACATCAGCGAATGGCAGTCGTCCAGCGCGGCCTCGCTGTTCATGAGCGACCTGTCCTCGCTCACGCTGCACGAGCCGACCGGGCAGTTGCTGTTGCTCAGCGACGAGTCCGCGCTGATCGTGGCCTACGGGCCCGATGGCCACCCGATCAGCATGCTGCCCTTGTGGCGCGGGTTTCATGGCCTGAGCAAGAAGGTTCCCCAACCCGAAGGTGTTGCCGTGGGCCCCGACGGTGCCATCTACGTGCTGTCCGAGCCCAATCTGTTCTACCGCTTCGAACGCAAGACGAGCCCGTAG
- a CDS encoding YebC/PmpR family DNA-binding transcriptional regulator, whose product MGAQWKAKHKDLAANARGRLFGKLAKDIMIAARHGADPASNARLRLVVEQARKVSMPKDTLDRAIKKGAGLTGETVHFEHVVYEGFAPHRVPVIVECLTDNLNRAASEMRVLFRKGQLGTSGSVAWDFDHVGMIEAEPSSKDADPELAAIEAGAQDFHPAHDEGVTLFLTDPTDLDLVGRALPAQGFTVLSSKLGYRPKNPIDPGSLSAEHLEEVEAFLAALDANEDVQNVFAGLGG is encoded by the coding sequence ATGGGCGCGCAATGGAAAGCCAAACACAAGGACCTCGCCGCGAACGCCAGGGGCAGGCTCTTCGGCAAACTCGCCAAAGACATCATGATCGCCGCGCGGCATGGCGCCGACCCGGCCTCGAACGCGCGGCTGCGCCTGGTGGTGGAGCAGGCGCGCAAGGTCTCCATGCCCAAGGACACGCTGGACCGCGCCATCAAGAAGGGCGCCGGCCTCACCGGCGAGACGGTGCACTTCGAGCACGTGGTCTACGAAGGCTTCGCGCCGCACCGCGTGCCGGTGATAGTGGAATGCCTGACCGACAACCTGAACCGCGCGGCCTCCGAGATGCGCGTGCTGTTTCGCAAGGGCCAGTTGGGCACCTCGGGTTCGGTGGCCTGGGATTTTGACCACGTGGGCATGATCGAGGCCGAACCCAGCTCAAAGGACGCGGACCCGGAGCTGGCCGCCATCGAAGCCGGCGCGCAGGACTTTCACCCGGCACACGACGAAGGCGTGACCCTGTTCCTGACCGACCCCACCGACCTCGACCTGGTCGGCCGCGCGCTGCCCGCGCAGGGCTTCACCGTGCTCTCCTCCAAGCTGGGCTACAGGCCCAAGAACCCGATAGACCCCGGCAGCCTGAGCGCCGAACACCTGGAAGAGGTGGAGGCGTTTCTCGCCGCGCTGGACGCGAACGAAGACGTGCAGAATGTCTTCGCCGGCCTGGGGGGCTGA
- the dbpA gene encoding ATP-dependent RNA helicase DbpA: MTSAPSTAFSTLPLSPATLANLEQLGYTAMTPIQAAALPPALLGKDIIAQAKTGSGKTAAFALALLANLNPRRFAVQTLVLCPTRELADQVTTEIRRLARAEDNIKVVTLCGGVPLRGQLATLEHGAHIVVGTPGRLMDHLERGSLQLEALNTLVLDEADRMLDMGFFDDIVTVARQCPKARQTLLFSATYPEAIAKLSAQFMREPITVKVETQHAGAQIEQRWYEVSENERLDAVSKLLAHFRPASTLAFCNTKAQCRDLVAVLQAQGISALALFGELEQRERDQVLVRFANRSCSVLVATDVAARGLDIASLAAVINVDVTPDPEVHIHRIGRTGRAGESGLALNLASLDEMGSVGKIEQLQGRESTWHPLGELRPTSHEPLVPPMVTLHIQGGRKEKIRPGDVLGALTADLGYTREQVGKINVNEWSTYVAVDRAIAQQAASRLNAGRIKGKSVKVRVLED; encoded by the coding sequence ATGACTTCCGCACCCTCGACCGCCTTCAGCACACTCCCCCTCTCCCCCGCCACCCTGGCCAACCTGGAGCAACTGGGCTACACGGCCATGACGCCGATCCAGGCCGCGGCCCTGCCACCGGCCTTGCTGGGCAAAGACATCATTGCCCAGGCCAAGACCGGCAGCGGCAAAACAGCGGCCTTCGCCCTCGCCCTGCTCGCCAACCTGAATCCGCGCCGCTTCGCCGTGCAGACGCTGGTGCTGTGCCCCACGCGCGAACTGGCCGACCAGGTGACCACCGAGATCCGCCGCCTGGCGCGCGCCGAAGACAACATCAAGGTCGTCACGCTGTGCGGCGGCGTGCCGCTGCGCGGGCAGCTCGCCACGCTGGAGCATGGCGCGCACATCGTGGTCGGTACGCCGGGCCGCCTCATGGACCACCTGGAGCGCGGCAGCCTGCAGCTCGAAGCGCTCAACACGCTGGTGCTTGACGAGGCGGATCGCATGCTCGACATGGGCTTCTTCGACGACATCGTCACCGTTGCCCGGCAGTGTCCCAAGGCGCGCCAGACGCTGCTGTTCTCCGCCACTTACCCGGAAGCCATCGCCAAGTTGAGCGCGCAATTCATGCGCGAGCCCATCACCGTGAAGGTGGAAACGCAGCACGCGGGTGCGCAGATCGAGCAGCGCTGGTACGAGGTGAGCGAGAACGAACGGCTGGATGCGGTCAGCAAGCTGCTGGCCCACTTCAGGCCCGCGAGCACACTGGCCTTCTGCAACACCAAGGCGCAGTGCCGCGACCTCGTCGCCGTGTTGCAGGCGCAAGGCATCAGCGCGCTGGCGCTGTTTGGCGAACTGGAGCAGCGCGAGCGCGACCAGGTGCTGGTGCGTTTTGCCAACCGCAGTTGCTCGGTGCTCGTGGCCACCGACGTGGCCGCGCGCGGCCTGGACATTGCCAGCCTGGCCGCCGTGATCAACGTGGACGTGACGCCCGACCCCGAGGTGCACATCCACCGCATCGGCCGCACCGGGCGCGCGGGCGAAAGCGGCCTGGCGCTCAACCTCGCCAGCCTCGACGAGATGGGCAGCGTGGGCAAGATCGAACAGTTGCAGGGCCGCGAATCCACCTGGCACCCGTTGGGCGAACTCAGGCCCACGAGCCACGAACCACTGGTGCCTCCCATGGTCACGCTGCACATCCAGGGTGGCCGCAAGGAGAAGATCCGCCCGGGCGACGTGCTGGGCGCGCTCACGGCCGACCTGGGCTACACCCGCGAGCAGGTGGGCAAGATCAACGTGAACGAATGGTCGACCTACGTGGCGGTGGACCGCGCCATTGCCCAGCAGGCCGCGAGCCGGCTCAACGCCGGGCGCATCAAGGGCAAGAGCGTGAAGGTGCGGGTGCTGGAAGACTGA
- a CDS encoding DUF3297 family protein — translation MNDTTSPSRPPLPDHLSIDARSPHHVAAVFEHDIGIHFNGKERFDVVEYCISEGWVKVPSGKTLDRKGNPLLIKLKGQVEAFYK, via the coding sequence ATGAACGACACCACCAGCCCTTCCCGCCCGCCCCTGCCCGACCACCTGTCCATCGATGCCCGCAGCCCACACCACGTGGCCGCCGTGTTCGAGCACGACATCGGCATCCACTTCAACGGCAAGGAGCGCTTCGATGTGGTCGAGTACTGCATCAGCGAAGGCTGGGTGAAAGTGCCTTCGGGCAAGACGCTGGACCGCAAGGGCAATCCCTTGCTGATCAAGCTCAAGGGCCAGGTGGAGGCGTTCTACAAATAG
- a CDS encoding acyclic terpene utilization AtuA family protein: protein MNPGREELRIGAGAGFWGDSPDGPAQLVRQGDIHYLVLDYLAEITLSIMARAMERHPQAGYATDFVTHVIAPLAKELVSKGVKVVANAGGCNPLACQQALERELARQGIALKVAAVTGDDVLGEVRAAAGTWREMWSGEPLPERMATANAYLGAFPIARALAAGADIVITGRCADSALVLGPLVHEFGWSPTDWNLLAAGSLAGHVIECGVQATGGYATDWKATAKDWADMGFPIAVCRRDGSFTVTKPAQTGGRVDVDVISEQVTYETGDPQNYVLPDVVCDLSQVRVEQVGPDQVRVSGARGKPCTPTYKVSVTAPEGYRCLATMMVRGIDAAAKARAMGEAILARCRRMFDQNGWADFAETSVEILGAEESYGPHAATRAWREVVLKVAARHTEAAALELFSREIFPSATAMAPGISGIFGGRPKVQPVMRLYSVLLPRSSAQVRVHVGEHVLDDVAGPPASAWAALPARQAPPVTADAPATRAAPDGTRTVRLIDLAYARSGDKGDASNIAVIARKPEYLPVIAAQLTAERVADHLRHLAEGPVTRFDWPGLNAFNFLIERALGGGGVASLRYDPQGKSHAQMLLEAPLHVPATWSIEIP from the coding sequence ATGAACCCAGGACGAGAAGAGCTGCGCATCGGCGCAGGAGCCGGCTTTTGGGGCGATTCGCCCGATGGGCCCGCGCAGCTGGTGCGCCAGGGCGACATCCACTACCTGGTGCTGGACTACCTGGCCGAGATCACGTTGTCGATCATGGCGCGGGCCATGGAGCGCCATCCGCAAGCGGGTTACGCGACGGATTTCGTGACGCACGTCATCGCCCCGCTGGCGAAGGAGTTGGTGTCCAAAGGCGTCAAGGTCGTGGCCAACGCGGGCGGCTGCAATCCGCTGGCCTGCCAGCAGGCGCTGGAACGTGAATTGGCCAGGCAGGGCATTGCGCTGAAGGTGGCGGCGGTGACCGGGGACGACGTGCTGGGCGAGGTGCGGGCTGCTGCCGGCACGTGGCGGGAGATGTGGAGCGGTGAGCCGCTGCCCGAACGCATGGCCACCGCCAACGCCTACCTGGGTGCGTTTCCGATCGCGCGCGCCCTGGCCGCTGGGGCGGACATCGTCATCACCGGCCGCTGCGCCGACAGCGCGCTGGTGCTCGGTCCCTTGGTGCACGAGTTCGGCTGGTCGCCCACCGACTGGAACCTGCTGGCCGCGGGCTCGCTGGCTGGCCACGTCATCGAGTGCGGCGTGCAGGCCACGGGGGGCTATGCCACCGACTGGAAAGCCACCGCGAAAGACTGGGCCGACATGGGTTTCCCGATTGCGGTGTGCCGCCGCGACGGCAGCTTCACCGTGACCAAGCCGGCGCAGACCGGCGGGCGTGTCGACGTGGATGTGATCAGCGAACAGGTGACCTACGAAACCGGCGACCCGCAGAACTATGTGTTGCCCGACGTGGTGTGCGACCTGTCCCAGGTGCGCGTCGAGCAGGTCGGCCCCGACCAGGTGCGCGTGAGCGGCGCGCGCGGCAAGCCGTGCACGCCCACGTACAAGGTGTCGGTGACCGCGCCCGAGGGCTACCGTTGTCTCGCCACCATGATGGTGCGGGGCATCGACGCGGCCGCGAAGGCCAGGGCCATGGGCGAGGCGATCCTGGCGCGTTGCCGCCGGATGTTCGATCAGAACGGCTGGGCCGACTTCGCGGAAACCTCGGTCGAGATCCTGGGCGCGGAAGAAAGCTACGGTCCGCACGCGGCCACCCGTGCCTGGCGCGAGGTGGTGCTCAAAGTGGCCGCTCGCCACACCGAGGCGGCGGCGCTGGAGCTTTTTTCGCGCGAAATCTTCCCCAGCGCCACGGCGATGGCCCCCGGCATCTCGGGCATCTTCGGTGGCCGGCCCAAAGTCCAACCCGTCATGCGCTTGTACTCGGTGTTGCTGCCCCGATCGTCCGCGCAGGTTCGCGTGCATGTCGGTGAGCACGTGTTGGACGACGTGGCCGGGCCACCCGCCAGCGCATGGGCCGCACTGCCCGCGCGGCAGGCGCCACCGGTCACTGCCGATGCACCCGCGACCCGTGCCGCGCCGGACGGCACTCGAACGGTTCGGCTGATCGATCTCGCCTACGCGCGCAGCGGCGACAAGGGGGACGCTTCGAACATCGCCGTGATCGCGCGCAAGCCGGAGTACCTCCCGGTGATCGCCGCGCAATTGACCGCCGAACGCGTCGCCGATCATCTGCGCCATCTGGCCGAAGGGCCCGTGACGCGCTTTGACTGGCCAGGCCTCAACGCCTTCAACTTCCTGATCGAACGCGCGCTCGGGGGCGGCGGTGTCGCATCCCTTCGCTACGACCCCCAGGGCAAGAGCCATGCGCAGATGCTGCTTGAAGCACCCTTGCACGTGCCCGCCACATGGAGCATCGAAATCCCATGA
- a CDS encoding enoyl-CoA hydratase-related protein, whose translation MTSNTTSSAPGVAPDGVLCEVRDGVLHITINRPERHNTMTQEMLRQLAQAFDSAGQRRDLDAVVLTGAGSKTFCAGGQLTSSQEGRPFDLDAERFDHPVADLFRAIERCPHPVVGRINGSAFGGGVGLVCACDIAIGATGALFGTTEGRVGLFPMMILPALQRVIPRRALIEMCFYAERFGTEKAVHIGLLNSAVPPEELDAAVDQAIARLRLCAPTALQIGRRALNAASDLSYADALNYTQALLPLLAQSADAQEGFRAFAERRPANWRQRSA comes from the coding sequence ATGACATCGAACACAACCAGCAGCGCCCCGGGTGTGGCACCCGACGGCGTGTTGTGCGAAGTGCGCGACGGCGTCTTGCACATCACGATCAACCGCCCCGAGCGGCACAACACCATGACGCAGGAGATGCTCCGGCAACTGGCGCAGGCTTTCGATAGCGCAGGGCAGCGGCGCGATCTCGATGCCGTGGTGCTCACCGGCGCGGGCAGCAAGACCTTCTGCGCGGGCGGGCAACTGACGTCGAGCCAGGAAGGCCGGCCGTTCGATCTCGATGCCGAGCGCTTCGACCACCCCGTGGCCGACCTGTTTCGCGCCATCGAGCGTTGCCCGCATCCGGTGGTGGGGCGCATCAACGGCAGTGCCTTCGGCGGGGGCGTGGGCTTGGTCTGCGCGTGCGACATCGCCATTGGCGCAACGGGCGCGTTGTTCGGCACCACCGAAGGCCGCGTAGGCCTGTTTCCCATGATGATCCTGCCCGCGCTGCAGCGCGTGATTCCGCGCCGGGCGCTGATCGAGATGTGCTTCTACGCCGAGCGGTTCGGCACCGAGAAGGCGGTCCACATCGGCTTGTTGAACAGCGCCGTGCCGCCCGAGGAGCTGGATGCGGCGGTCGATCAAGCCATTGCCAGGCTGCGGCTGTGTGCGCCCACGGCGTTGCAGATCGGCCGGCGGGCGCTGAACGCAGCGTCGGACTTGTCGTATGCCGATGCGCTGAACTACACGCAGGCCCTGCTGCCGCTGTTGGCGCAAAGCGCCGATGCGCAGGAAGGCTTTCGTGCTTTCGCCGAGCGCCGGCCAGCGAACTGGCGGCAGCGCTCGGCGTGA